The proteins below come from a single Candidatus Bathyarchaeota archaeon genomic window:
- the proC gene encoding pyrroline-5-carboxylate reductase, with amino-acid sequence MNDRIAVIGAGMMGSAIIKSLHKGGYGGKITAVDIAVEKLKELEALGIGVSTDNLFAAAHADIVFVIVKPADVAKVLKEIEGEIKGKLVISVAATVPLSFLRKHASDAKIVRIMPNLCAMVQASYTAFCCTENVTSADKEKVRTLLGMMGSCDEVDEKYMDAITAVSGSGPGYMSIIIEALTYAGLKVGLPRNIAQNCAAQTVMGTGKLVTDMQLDPAKIKDMTTTPGGTTIEAIYQIEQSQIRPAMIRAIEEATKKSQTIREKLNLT; translated from the coding sequence ACGGCGGCAAAATCACAGCCGTCGACATCGCTGTTGAGAAGCTCAAGGAACTCGAAGCGCTGGGTATAGGCGTTTCCACAGATAACCTGTTTGCCGCCGCACACGCCGACATAGTTTTCGTTATCGTTAAACCCGCTGACGTAGCTAAGGTGCTAAAGGAAATCGAAGGCGAAATCAAGGGCAAACTAGTCATATCCGTCGCAGCCACGGTGCCCCTGAGTTTCCTTAGAAAGCATGCTTCCGACGCAAAAATCGTGCGGATAATGCCTAACCTCTGCGCGATGGTTCAGGCTTCCTACACGGCGTTCTGCTGCACCGAAAACGTCACCTCAGCCGACAAAGAAAAAGTCCGCACATTGCTGGGCATGATGGGGAGTTGCGATGAGGTTGACGAGAAATACATGGATGCCATCACAGCGGTCAGCGGAAGCGGACCAGGCTACATGAGCATCATCATCGAAGCCCTCACATACGCAGGGTTGAAAGTGGGCTTGCCCCGTAACATCGCCCAAAACTGCGCAGCACAAACCGTGATGGGCACAGGCAAACTCGTCACCGACATGCAGCTTGACCCCGCAAAAATAAAAGACATGACCACCACCCCCGGCGGAACAACCATCGAAGCCATCTATCAGATCGAGCAGAGCCAAATCCGACCCGCCATGATACGAGCCATCGAAGAAGCCACCAAAAAAAGCCAAACCATCCGAGAAAAACTCAACCTCACATAG
- a CDS encoding HAD family phosphatase: MFNAAIFDWDGTLADTRPAIVVSFQRALKEISLTVPTQYIERRIGIGAAETFRAILEAANRRVDEKVVKQLVERKSQIQIQLADEVALFEGTRELLAALQGKVKVGLASMNNRKVIMHLLEVKGLADCFDAVLTVEAVSRSKPDPEIFLRTAEQLKADPSACVVFEDSIFGVKAAKSAGMNCVAVTTGVYGGEELASANPDLVVKNLLDPHILDFVLR, translated from the coding sequence ATGTTTAACGCGGCAATTTTTGATTGGGACGGCACCTTAGCAGATACAAGACCTGCAATCGTGGTTTCCTTCCAGCGGGCACTCAAAGAAATCAGCCTAACCGTCCCCACACAGTACATCGAACGCAGAATCGGCATTGGTGCAGCGGAGACTTTCCGCGCCATTCTTGAAGCAGCTAACAGGCGGGTAGATGAGAAAGTGGTTAAGCAGCTTGTTGAACGCAAAAGCCAAATCCAGATTCAGCTAGCCGACGAGGTTGCGCTGTTTGAGGGCACACGGGAGCTGCTGGCGGCGCTTCAGGGCAAAGTGAAGGTGGGGTTGGCGTCGATGAATAACCGCAAAGTCATCATGCATCTGCTTGAGGTTAAGGGTTTAGCGGACTGCTTCGATGCGGTTTTAACGGTTGAGGCAGTTAGCCGCTCTAAGCCTGACCCCGAGATTTTCCTCCGAACCGCCGAGCAGTTAAAGGCGGATCCGAGTGCCTGTGTGGTCTTTGAGGACTCGATTTTCGGGGTTAAAGCAGCCAAATCCGCTGGGATGAACTGTGTGGCGGTTACAACCGGCGTCTACGGCGGCGAGGAACTTGCCTCCGCAAATCCTGATTTAGTCGTTAAAAACCTGCTGGACCCCCATATTCTCGATTTCGTGCTTAGATGA